TCAGTGCGGTGCCTTTCGTCATTGCGCTGCTGAATAATATTACCTACGCCCTGGTACTGGAACAGTTCCGCGGTGTAAGTCTGCTGCATTTGGCCCCGATCGGGCTTACCGCAATCTATGTGCTTCTGTACCGTGGTGAGTTTGCCTTTAACAAGACAGGTAAGCTGCTGCGGACGCCGATTACACTCGCAATGGTCATTGCCGCCGGTGTGATCGGTATCGTGGGGATGTATTATTTAAGCCGGACCGGGAATGCCGGAAGTGTAAGTGCACCGGAGAAAATCCTTCGTGTCTTCCTGGAGAATACCGTCGGGGTCAGACCCCGTAACAAGGAATTCCTGCTGGCGCATCCGCTCTTCATCCTCGGCGCATTCTTGGCCTATAAATACCGGAGTGCGGCCTTCATCATGATTATTGCAGTCATTGGGCAGTTGTCTATGGTGGATACCTTTGCCCATATTCATTCGCCTGTGCTGATCTCGCTGGTTCGCGGACTCCTGGGTCTTGGACTCGGCCTGATTATCGGTATTATCGCTGTAGGGGTATGGCAGATTGCGGAAGGATGTTGGAAACGATGGTCACCTCTGCTCAAAAAATTGTAATCTCCGGCTTTTACGGCTTCCACAACAGTGGAGACGAAGCTGTTCTGCAGTCGATTCTGAATGCTCTGCGCAAGCAGTCCCAGGCCGCCGGAGTAACGCTTGCGCCTGTGGTCTTATCCATTGATCCGGAGTGGACGGCTGCTACGTATGGGGTGGAATCTGTACACCGGATGAAGCTGGGAGAGGTGCGGAGAGCCATATCGGAAAGTGCAGGTCTGATCAGCGGCGGCGGCAGCCTGCTTCAGGATGTTACAAGCAGCAAGACCATTCCGTATTACCTGGGCATCATCAAGCTGGCCCAGTGGATGGGGAAGCCGACATTTATTTATTCCCAGGGAATCGGCCCGGTGAACCGCAAGCTGTTTCATCCGCTGATCAAATCGATTTTCCGGAAATGTGCTTACATCTCCGTGCGGGATGAACAGTCCCGCCTGCTGCTTCAGTCTATGGGGCTTAACATTGACGGGATAGACGTTGTACCCGACCCGGTTATGGGGCTGGAGTTGCCTAAGGATATGCAGCCAGAACAACATACAGAAGCAGATCCGGCAGCTGGAACACCCAACTCCGGTATGCAAGGTTCGCCCGCTACTGTAGGTGTCTCCGTACGCTTCTGGGAGCAATCCCGTCAAGAGCTGGACGCGTTGGCTGAAGGACTGGTGAAGGCTTCTGCGGTGCAGCCGCTAGATGTACGCTTTCTGCCCTTCCATCATCCTGCCGACAATGAGGCTTCCCGTTATGTCATGCAGAAGCTGGGCGCGGGGATAGAGAACAATGGTGGGACGGTAAGTATCCGGGAGGATACGCTTCATCCCTTGCAGATGCTGCGCGAGGTAGTTCAGTGCCAGGCACTTATAGGCATGAGGCTGCACAGCCTTATCTATGCTGCGGGACAGCGTGTTCCGCTGATGGGCGTCTCTTATGATCCGAAGATTGATCATTTTCTTAAGCGGGTGGATTGTCAGCCGGTGGGTAAGACGGATACACTGGAGGCAGACAAGGTGGCTGCCGGGCTCCTGGAGCTGCTGAACTCAGGGGATCGCTGGAAGCAGGAGCGGGAGCCGCTGATTGCCGCGCTCACCCAAGAGGCTGAGGCTCCGGCCCGGCGAATTGCCCAATATTTCGGCCATAAAGGATGAGTGACAAGTGAAAGCAGATAGCGTATTACCGACAGTGCCCATTTTTGGCATACGAGTATCCAAGGCGGATATGAAAACCACCGTTTCCTATTTAACGGAGGCGGTTCATAAGCGTGAACCTCATCAGGTAATTACTGCCAATCCGATCATGGTTATGGCGGCGCTGGAGAATCCGGCTTATATGGAGATTATGAAATCAGCAGAGCTGGTTGTCCCCGACGGGACTGGAGTGGTATGGGCAGCGGAGTATTGTCAGGAGCCTGTAGCTGAGCGTGTAGCCGGTTTTGATCTTTTACATGAATTATTGCAGCAAGGCGAAAGCTATAACTGGAGAGTATATTTGCTCGGTTCTACCCCTGAGGTGATTCGCGAGACGGCTTCCCGGTTACAAACAAGATATCCCGGTATTGTCATCGCAGGATATCATGACGGGTATTTTGGTCCGGCAGAAGACGAACAGATTGTGGGCGGAATCCTTGAAGCGAAGCCTGACTTGCTGTTTGTTGCCAGAGGGGCGGACAGTCAGGAGCCATGGATCGCCAAATACAAATCCCGGCTGCAGATCCCGGTGATGATGGGTGTCGGCGGGAGCTTTGATGTGATCTCCGGCAAGAGCCGCCGAGCCCCTGTTGCCTTCCAGAAATTAAGGGCAGAATGGTTATACCGGCTGCTCAAGGAACCTACACGTTACAAAAGAATGCTTGCGCTGCCGAAATTCGCAGTAAAAGTGGTACGAGAGAAAGATAAAGTAACAAAAGAACAGTAAAATGAGGGAATTCACCGAAAAAATCCGTGGTATCGCCTAAAAACAGTATTGGAATTTGTTTTTGGTTCAGCGTATAATTCAATGCGGTAGAGAAATGGAGGTCGACTTTTCACATGTTAATCATATACATCGCCGGATTCATTGTGTGCATGGGGCTTGCACTGCTTTTGACGCCGTTCGTGAAGAAATTCGCTATTAAGATCGGTGCGACAGATGTGCCAAATGCCCGGAAAGTGCATACGAAGATCATGCCCCGCCTCGGCGGACTCGGCATATTTCTGGCGTTTGTGTTAGGCCTGCTTGCCGTATTACCGTTTATTCCGTACGACTTCACTCCCCGGGAGACTAATTTCATTAAGGCGCTGCTATGCGGCGGAGGTCTGATTGTGTTGATCGGCGGATTGGATGACCGTTTTGAGCTGTCAGCCAAAGTGAAGCTGCTGGGCCAAATTGCCGCTGCCTGTATCGTAGTTTTCGGGTTTGGCATCACGGTTGATTTCGTAAATATTCCTTTTCATAATAGCTATTCTTCCTTAGAGAGCTGGATTGCCATCCCTCTGACGATCTTCTGGATTGTTGGTGTCACGAACGCCGTGAACCTGATCGACGGGCTGGACGGGCTTGCAGCAGGCGTATCCGGTATCGCAATTGCAACGATTGCCGTCATGGCCTTCCTGATGGGGAACACCATGGTTGCCCTGCTCTGTCTGCTGCTTCTGGGCAGCATTCTGGGATTCCTGTTCTTCAACTTCCATCCCGCCAAAATCTTCATGGGCGATACGGGCTCGCTGTTCCTGGGCTTCTGCCTGGCGCTGCTCGCACTGCTCGGCTTCAAACAGATTGCGGTGGTTTCATTCATCACACCACTCCTGATCATCGGAGTTCCGTTATCGGATACGTTCTTCGCCATCGTCCGGCGCAAGCTGCAGAAGAAGCCGATCTTCGCTCCGGATAAAGGCCATCTCCATCACTGTCTGCGCGAACTTGGCTTTAGCCACCGCCAGACGGTACTAATTATCTACGGCATTGCCGCATTCTTCGGTATCCTGGCGGTGATCCAGACCTCAGCTTCGCTCTACGAAGCCAACTGGGTTACCTTTGTAGTCATCTGCGTCATGCTCTTCTTCCTGCAGATCGGCGCAGAGATCACCGGCGTCATCAGCAAGACCAAGCGTCCGGTAATCGACTTGTTCTTGAGAATGCGGATGAAGGTTGACCCTGAACGCAGCTCCAAATCTTAGATACATCATTGGCAATTTATAAAATTCAAATTACAGTGTTGCACCTAACCTTACTCCAGTGGAGTAAGGTTTTTTATTTTTTTGCTAATTATTAGTCTATAGCTGTCCGATAAAAATATAGAGTTGGTTAAGACGCGGAATGCTGCACAGGCCGACAACAAACCAAAAAGCAGTAGGAGGTTTCTTACGTGAAAAAAAGTTTGAAGGCGATAGGCGGTATGTTTTTAGCGATAGTGATGCTGCTATCCACACTTTCCTCAGCAGGTGCTGTTTATGCAGCGGACCCTGCAACAGGACAATACTTTCAGTTCACCAAGTTCAGTACAGATAAGGGTGCTCCAACTTCAGTCAATACAAGTACCGTTGACGTAGAAGGTACGTTCAATGGAGTGTCTGCTGACAGCATCTATTATCAGGTAGACGGCATTGTCAACGGGAATGTAGTCCCGGGAGCAAGTGGCGCGGACGTCAAGCCAATCATTGAGAACGAGAAAAACTTCCGTTTTCCAAGTGTCAAGCTAAGTCAGGGCCTTAACCGGATTACAGTCTTTGGTACAACAGCTACTGGAAGCCTGGCCAGCGGAGAAGCCTATGTTAATTTTTCCAACGTTCCTGCCATTTATAATATATCTCTACCGGATGGTACCTTGCTAAGTGAGAATACACCTACAATGGTTAATACAGCGGCACTAACG
The sequence above is a segment of the Paenibacillus sp. FSL R7-0204 genome. Coding sequences within it:
- the csaB gene encoding polysaccharide pyruvyl transferase CsaB; the protein is MVTSAQKIVISGFYGFHNSGDEAVLQSILNALRKQSQAAGVTLAPVVLSIDPEWTAATYGVESVHRMKLGEVRRAISESAGLISGGGSLLQDVTSSKTIPYYLGIIKLAQWMGKPTFIYSQGIGPVNRKLFHPLIKSIFRKCAYISVRDEQSRLLLQSMGLNIDGIDVVPDPVMGLELPKDMQPEQHTEADPAAGTPNSGMQGSPATVGVSVRFWEQSRQELDALAEGLVKASAVQPLDVRFLPFHHPADNEASRYVMQKLGAGIENNGGTVSIREDTLHPLQMLREVVQCQALIGMRLHSLIYAAGQRVPLMGVSYDPKIDHFLKRVDCQPVGKTDTLEADKVAAGLLELLNSGDRWKQEREPLIAALTQEAEAPARRIAQYFGHKG
- a CDS encoding WecB/TagA/CpsF family glycosyltransferase, producing the protein MKADSVLPTVPIFGIRVSKADMKTTVSYLTEAVHKREPHQVITANPIMVMAALENPAYMEIMKSAELVVPDGTGVVWAAEYCQEPVAERVAGFDLLHELLQQGESYNWRVYLLGSTPEVIRETASRLQTRYPGIVIAGYHDGYFGPAEDEQIVGGILEAKPDLLFVARGADSQEPWIAKYKSRLQIPVMMGVGGSFDVISGKSRRAPVAFQKLRAEWLYRLLKEPTRYKRMLALPKFAVKVVREKDKVTKEQ
- a CDS encoding glycosyltransferase family 4 protein → MLIIYIAGFIVCMGLALLLTPFVKKFAIKIGATDVPNARKVHTKIMPRLGGLGIFLAFVLGLLAVLPFIPYDFTPRETNFIKALLCGGGLIVLIGGLDDRFELSAKVKLLGQIAAACIVVFGFGITVDFVNIPFHNSYSSLESWIAIPLTIFWIVGVTNAVNLIDGLDGLAAGVSGIAIATIAVMAFLMGNTMVALLCLLLLGSILGFLFFNFHPAKIFMGDTGSLFLGFCLALLALLGFKQIAVVSFITPLLIIGVPLSDTFFAIVRRKLQKKPIFAPDKGHLHHCLRELGFSHRQTVLIIYGIAAFFGILAVIQTSASLYEANWVTFVVICVMLFFLQIGAEITGVISKTKRPVIDLFLRMRMKVDPERSSKS